From one Pseudopipra pipra isolate bDixPip1 chromosome 2, bDixPip1.hap1, whole genome shotgun sequence genomic stretch:
- the CD200 gene encoding OX-2 membrane glycoprotein, translating to MMMVACLLLSSIWTITSASVQVMNRRVQSVQAGGNVTFSCQSVTKEDVIQVTWQKETDGPEDNIATYSTMNGQKIAKGYVSHVSFAHSELQASAISLHGVTLQDEGCYKCIFNTFPSGAVTGRMCLKVYAILDPKVEAKLIPNPDKAEDSEKVVGISCSATGKPAPKITWHLPSILQQKPREYHIKFSNQTVTVISNFTHTPSKILHEYPIACVIQHPSLNATLVLPTDSLEQGPDSTVAPTIAIAVGVLVPLTSLLLLTCLLCHCLRHSHDLERNPAWPCWVLPACSKAKKCRQYGAAGRWDPVVSPSPSAPLNT from the exons AACAGAAGAGTCCAGTCGGTCCAGGCAGGAGGAAACGTTACTTTTTCATGCCAGTCAGTCACAAAAGAAGATGTGATACAGGTGACCTGGCAGAAGGAGACGGATGGGCCTGAAGACAACATAGCGACTTACAGTACAATGAACGGCCAGAAGATAGCCAAGGGCTATGTCAGCCACGTGAGCTTCGCCCACAGCGAGTTACAAGCCTCGGCCATCTCCCTCCATGGAGTCACCCTCCAAGATGAAGGATGCTACAAATGCATCTTCAACACGTTTCCCTCGGGGGCTGTCACTGGCAGGATGTGTCTCAAGGTTTACG CCATCTTGGACCCCAAAGTGGAAGCTAAACTTATACCCAATCCAGATAAAGCTGAGGACTCTGAGAAAGTGGTGGGGATAAGCTGCTCAGCAACAGGGAAACCAGCTCCAAAAATAACCTGGCACCTTCCCAGCATCCTGCAGCAGAAGCCAAGGGAATATCACATCAAGTTCAGCAACCAGACCGTGACTGTCATCAGCAATTTCACCCACACTCCCTCCAAAATCCTCCATGAGTACCCCATTGCCTGTGTGATCCAACACCCTTCTCTAAATGCGACCCTGGTCCTGCCCACGGACAGCCTGGAGCAAG GTCCGGACAGCACCGTGGCACCCACTATTGCCATTGCAGTGGGAGTACTGGTCCCCCTgacttccctcctccttctcacCTGTCTCCTCTGCCACTGCCTCAGGCACTCACatgacctggagagaaaccCAGCCTGGCCATGCTGG GTACTTCCTGCCTGTAGCAAGGCCAAGAAGTGCAGGCAGTATGGAGCTGCAGGCAGGTGGGATCCTgtggtgtcccccagccccagtgcacCACTGAACACCTGA